One Amycolatopsis thermophila DNA segment encodes these proteins:
- a CDS encoding ArsR/SmtB family transcription factor: MDDLDLGAVLSALADPHRRGVVVDLLDRPDGEHACASFDLPLAKSTRTHHWRVLRQAGLIRQRDAGNGSFVRLRRNEITARFPGLLDSIRRAHHDERRSG; this comes from the coding sequence ATGGACGACCTCGATCTGGGCGCGGTGCTGTCCGCCCTGGCCGATCCGCATCGGCGCGGGGTGGTGGTCGACCTGCTGGACCGGCCCGACGGCGAGCACGCGTGCGCGTCGTTCGACCTGCCACTGGCGAAGTCGACGCGCACCCACCACTGGCGGGTGCTGCGGCAGGCCGGTCTGATCCGGCAGCGCGACGCCGGCAACGGCAGTTTCGTGCGCCTGCGCCGGAACGAGATCACCGCGCGGTTCCCCGGCCTGCTGGACTCGATCCGCCGGGCCCACCACGACGAAAGGCGATCCGGGTGA
- a CDS encoding (2Fe-2S)-binding protein has protein sequence MKVSIEINGTTVSEEVEDRTLLVHFVREQAGLTATNIGCDTTSCGACTVLLDGESVKSCTVLAAQADGHRVTTLEGLRGEGGDLHPVQRAFREEHGLQCGFCTPGMIMASVSLLDHNPKPTRQEVRDGLEGNLCRCTGYHNIVNAVMNASGQEVQR, from the coding sequence GTGAAGGTCTCCATCGAGATCAACGGCACGACGGTCTCCGAGGAGGTCGAGGACCGGACCCTGCTGGTCCACTTCGTGCGTGAGCAGGCCGGGCTGACGGCCACGAACATCGGGTGCGACACCACGTCGTGCGGCGCGTGCACCGTCCTGCTGGACGGCGAGTCCGTCAAGTCGTGCACGGTGCTGGCCGCGCAGGCCGACGGGCACCGGGTGACGACGCTGGAGGGCCTGCGCGGCGAGGGCGGCGACCTGCACCCGGTGCAGCGCGCGTTCCGCGAGGAGCACGGTCTGCAGTGCGGGTTCTGCACACCCGGCATGATCATGGCTTCGGTGTCGCTGCTGGACCACAACCCGAAGCCGACGCGCCAGGAGGTGCGTGACGGGCTGGAGGGCAACCTGTGCCGCTGCACGGGTTACCACAACATCGTCAACGCCGTGATGAACGCGTCCGGTCAGGAGGTGCAGCGGTGA
- a CDS encoding xanthine dehydrogenase family protein molybdopterin-binding subunit, whose product MSIVGTRVVRVEDHQLITQGGTYVEDLRVEALTGAVHAMFVRSPVAHARVTVDASAALEAPGVVAVYTAADLDLAPHKAGPVVEPWLADGVVRYVGEPVALVLTEERYQLADAAELVDVDYDPLDVVASIDAALSDETVLFPDQGTNTLQTTGGEFDDKAFDDCEVVVTKTILNQRVAPAPLEVRGAACAWGDDGRLTLWLSTQNAQISRATVAKGLGVDAKDVRVITPDVGGGFGAKIGTDPESVVLGWASKRSGRPIRWVETRSENLVAMTHGRAQQNTVTIGGRRDGTVLAFRLEVVQDAGAYPRTMFLPTLTELMATGVYHFPKVETSSRAVVTNTTPIAAYRGAGRPEATAAIERAMDLFAAEIGVDPAEVRRINFIRPEEFPYTSPTGASYDTGEYAKALDKVLEAGGYAGLRAEQARRRESGDPVALGLGIATYVEITGGDSGGESGRLLINPDGSVTAYTGSSPHGQGLDTTLTMLLSDQLGVPMERITVRHGDTDEVPRAIGTFGSRSLQLGGSALRQAADQVIDQARALAADRLEASPDDVELVDGAFQVRGAPASGSVTWAQLAEEAELTADVWFGDGSPTFPFGAHLAVVEVDTLTGKVVLKRIIACDDAGPIVNPLAFQGQRHGGLGQGAAQALLEVMNYDADGNPTTATLADYSFVTAPELPDFELVDSETPTTRNLLGVKGIGEAATIGSTPAVHNAVVDALSHLGVRHLDMPTTPLRVWQALTEARKAN is encoded by the coding sequence TTGAGCATCGTCGGCACCAGGGTGGTCCGCGTCGAGGACCACCAGCTGATCACGCAGGGCGGGACCTACGTCGAGGATCTGCGGGTGGAGGCGCTGACCGGGGCGGTGCACGCCATGTTCGTGCGCAGCCCGGTCGCGCACGCCCGCGTCACCGTCGACGCGTCCGCCGCGCTCGAGGCGCCGGGGGTCGTCGCGGTCTACACGGCCGCCGACCTCGACCTCGCGCCGCACAAGGCAGGACCGGTCGTCGAGCCGTGGCTGGCCGACGGTGTGGTCCGCTACGTGGGCGAGCCGGTCGCGCTCGTGCTCACCGAGGAGCGCTACCAGCTCGCGGACGCCGCCGAGCTGGTCGACGTCGACTACGACCCGCTCGACGTGGTCGCGAGCATCGACGCCGCGCTGTCCGACGAAACGGTGCTGTTCCCCGACCAGGGCACCAACACGCTGCAGACCACCGGCGGCGAGTTCGACGACAAGGCGTTCGACGACTGCGAGGTCGTGGTCACGAAGACGATCCTCAACCAGCGGGTCGCCCCGGCGCCGCTGGAAGTGCGTGGCGCGGCCTGCGCGTGGGGCGACGACGGCAGGCTGACGCTGTGGTTGTCCACGCAGAACGCGCAGATCTCGCGCGCCACCGTGGCGAAGGGGCTCGGCGTCGACGCCAAGGACGTCCGGGTGATCACGCCCGACGTCGGCGGCGGGTTCGGTGCGAAGATCGGCACCGACCCGGAGTCGGTGGTGCTGGGCTGGGCGTCGAAGCGGTCCGGCCGGCCGATCCGCTGGGTGGAGACCCGCAGCGAGAACCTGGTCGCGATGACGCACGGGCGGGCGCAGCAGAACACCGTCACCATCGGCGGGCGCCGCGACGGCACCGTGCTCGCGTTCCGGCTGGAGGTCGTGCAGGACGCCGGCGCCTACCCGCGCACGATGTTCCTGCCGACGCTGACCGAGCTGATGGCCACCGGCGTCTACCACTTCCCGAAGGTGGAGACGAGCAGCCGCGCGGTCGTCACCAACACGACGCCGATCGCGGCCTACCGGGGCGCGGGCCGCCCGGAGGCGACCGCCGCGATCGAGCGCGCGATGGACCTCTTCGCCGCCGAGATCGGCGTGGACCCGGCCGAGGTCCGGCGGATCAACTTCATCCGGCCGGAGGAGTTCCCGTACACCTCGCCGACCGGCGCCAGCTACGACACCGGCGAGTACGCCAAGGCGCTGGACAAGGTCCTGGAGGCGGGCGGGTACGCCGGCCTGCGCGCGGAGCAGGCCCGGCGCCGCGAATCCGGTGACCCGGTCGCGCTCGGCCTCGGGATCGCCACCTACGTCGAGATCACCGGCGGCGACTCGGGCGGCGAGAGCGGGCGCCTGCTGATCAACCCCGACGGCTCGGTCACCGCCTACACCGGCTCCTCGCCGCACGGCCAGGGCCTGGACACCACGCTGACCATGCTGCTGTCCGACCAGCTCGGCGTGCCGATGGAGCGGATCACCGTCCGGCACGGCGACACCGACGAGGTGCCCCGCGCGATCGGCACGTTCGGGTCGCGCTCGCTGCAGCTGGGCGGGTCCGCGCTGCGCCAGGCCGCCGACCAGGTCATCGACCAGGCCCGTGCGCTGGCGGCCGACCGGCTGGAGGCGAGCCCGGACGACGTCGAGCTCGTCGACGGCGCCTTCCAGGTGCGGGGCGCGCCCGCGAGCGGGTCGGTCACCTGGGCGCAGCTGGCCGAGGAGGCCGAGCTGACCGCGGACGTGTGGTTCGGCGACGGCAGCCCGACCTTCCCCTTCGGCGCGCACCTCGCCGTCGTGGAGGTCGACACGCTCACCGGGAAGGTCGTGCTGAAGCGGATCATCGCGTGCGACGACGCCGGCCCCATCGTCAACCCGCTCGCCTTCCAGGGGCAGCGGCACGGCGGGCTCGGCCAGGGCGCGGCACAGGCGCTGCTGGAGGTCATGAACTACGACGCCGACGGCAACCCGACGACGGCGACCCTGGCGGACTACTCGTTCGTCACCGCACCCGAGCTGCCCGACTTCGAGCTGGTCGACTCCGAGACCCCGACGACCCGGAACCTGCTGGGTGTCAAGGGGATCGGCGAGGCCGCCACGATCGGCTCGACGCCCGCGGTGCACAACGCGGTGGTCGACGCGCTGTCCCACCTGGGCGTGCGTCATCTCGACATGCCCACCACCCCGCTGCGGGTGTGGCAGGCGCTCACCGAAGCGAGGAAGGCGAACTGA
- a CDS encoding FAD binding domain-containing protein codes for MIPARFTYRRVSSVDEALAAVAEHGDDAKLLAGGQSLLPLMKLRFAAPELLIDLGPLDELRYVRREGDEIAVGAMTRYHDLHHDAVLAEHAPLLAHVAGSVGDQQVRHRGTIGGSLVHADPAADLPAAVLAVDGVLVARGPDGERRIPAAEFFQGPFETPLAPEELLTEVRVPVQDGAGWGFEKFTRRAIDWAIVGVVVAGRAVSLINMGGTPLRASAVEAALAEGASAAEAAALAAEGTSPADEAHATSEYREHLARVLTERALVSAGVS; via the coding sequence GTGATCCCCGCCCGGTTCACCTACCGGCGCGTGTCCTCTGTGGACGAGGCGCTGGCCGCGGTCGCCGAGCACGGTGACGACGCCAAGCTGCTGGCCGGCGGGCAGTCGCTGTTGCCGTTGATGAAACTGCGGTTCGCCGCGCCGGAGCTGCTGATCGACCTCGGGCCGCTGGACGAGCTGCGGTACGTGCGGCGGGAGGGCGACGAGATCGCGGTCGGGGCCATGACGCGCTACCACGACCTGCACCACGACGCGGTGCTGGCCGAGCACGCGCCCCTGCTCGCGCACGTCGCCGGATCGGTGGGCGATCAGCAGGTGCGCCACCGCGGCACCATCGGCGGCTCGCTCGTGCACGCGGATCCGGCGGCGGACCTGCCCGCGGCGGTCCTGGCCGTGGACGGCGTGCTCGTCGCGCGGGGCCCGGACGGTGAGCGCCGGATTCCCGCGGCGGAGTTCTTCCAGGGCCCGTTCGAGACGCCGCTGGCGCCGGAGGAGCTGCTGACCGAGGTCCGCGTGCCGGTGCAGGACGGCGCCGGGTGGGGGTTCGAGAAGTTCACGCGCCGGGCGATCGACTGGGCCATCGTCGGCGTCGTGGTCGCCGGGCGGGCCGTGTCCCTGATCAACATGGGCGGCACGCCGCTGCGGGCGTCCGCTGTCGAGGCGGCTCTCGCCGAGGGGGCCTCGGCCGCCGAGGCCGCCGCACTGGCCGCGGAGGGAACCTCACCGGCGGACGAGGCGCACGCCACGAGCGAGTACCGGGAGCACCTGGCCCGCGTGCTGACCGAGCGGGCCCTGGTGTCGGCCGGGGTGTCGTAG
- the rraA gene encoding ribonuclease E activity regulator RraA codes for MTFSTADLVDEHGDQLRVCDTQFRQFGATRVFSGRVRTVSCFQDNGLVKQLLATPGDGAVLVVDGRGSLHTALTGDIIARSAVDNGWAGLVINGAVRDSAVLAGLPIGIKALGTNPRKSSKAGDGSVDVPVGFGGVTFRPGDLLYADDDGVVLLAAS; via the coding sequence GTGACCTTCTCCACTGCCGACCTGGTCGACGAGCACGGCGACCAGCTGCGGGTGTGCGACACGCAGTTCCGCCAGTTCGGGGCGACTCGCGTCTTTTCCGGGCGCGTGCGGACCGTTTCGTGTTTCCAGGACAACGGCCTGGTCAAGCAGCTGCTCGCCACGCCCGGTGACGGCGCGGTGCTGGTGGTCGACGGGCGCGGGTCACTGCACACGGCCCTGACGGGCGACATCATCGCCCGGTCCGCGGTGGACAACGGGTGGGCCGGGCTGGTGATCAACGGCGCGGTGCGCGATTCGGCGGTGCTCGCCGGACTGCCGATCGGGATCAAGGCGCTGGGGACGAACCCCCGGAAGAGCAGCAAGGCCGGGGACGGTTCGGTGGACGTGCCGGTGGGCTTCGGCGGGGTGACTTTCCGGCCCGGGGATCTGCTGTACGCCGATGACGACGGCGTTGTTCTGCTGGCGGCTTCGTAG
- a CDS encoding HAD family hydrolase translates to MLLVFDINETLLDLAPLDDVLGGTEVRTRWFDLLIHTALVVTASDRYEDFAKLAGACARTVAPGADVPQLAEALRSLPPHPDVVPALDELRDQGHRLVALGNSPQAVVEAQVADLGFDAVYSAEAAGALKPSPAAYALVEHSGEPPVMIAAHDWDIAGAQAAGMRTAFVTRDGRNPLPGHPSPDWTVTDLAEWARSLRQ, encoded by the coding sequence ATGCTGCTCGTCTTCGACATCAACGAAACCCTCCTCGACCTCGCGCCGCTGGACGACGTGCTCGGCGGCACCGAGGTCCGCACCCGCTGGTTCGACCTGCTCATCCACACCGCGCTGGTGGTCACCGCGAGCGACCGGTACGAGGACTTCGCCAAGCTCGCCGGGGCCTGCGCCCGCACCGTCGCCCCCGGGGCCGACGTGCCCCAGCTCGCCGAAGCCCTGCGTTCGCTGCCGCCGCACCCGGACGTCGTGCCCGCCCTGGACGAGCTGCGCGACCAGGGGCACCGGCTGGTCGCACTGGGCAACTCGCCGCAGGCCGTGGTCGAGGCGCAGGTCGCCGACCTCGGGTTCGACGCCGTCTACTCGGCGGAGGCGGCGGGTGCGCTCAAGCCGTCCCCGGCGGCGTACGCGCTGGTCGAGCACAGCGGGGAACCGCCGGTGATGATCGCCGCGCACGACTGGGACATCGCCGGCGCCCAGGCCGCCGGGATGCGCACGGCGTTCGTCACCCGGGACGGCCGCAACCCGCTCCCGGGTCACCCGAGTCCGGATTGGACGGTGACCGACCTGGCCGAGTGGGCGCGCTCGCTGCGTCAGTGA